One Nicotiana tomentosiformis chromosome 4, ASM39032v3, whole genome shotgun sequence genomic window carries:
- the LOC104118685 gene encoding dof zinc finger protein DOF3.2-like, with protein sequence MLAFPSRPVIMMERNRKSNVEHAPNCPRCASTNTKFCYYNNYSLSQPRYFCKACRRYWTKGGSLRNVPVGGGCRKSRRSRSARKDDNTLLTLNPTLSGNEAAGADIDLADVFAKYLNQGTTNDNDHDQDNILQESPLADQDYCSIGASLSNSPSLDSLVNPSSFENESQLDDTIIMGNYQDYPCGFLQEERIQGGGSIHEVSGQDFLDFNPSFVEMQAMIGDEIMGQGEEFDYNTSFAWQPTMQFQEFGSIFEDNDQLKISTANLASDNNYGCSFDLSSYEIFTRP encoded by the coding sequence ATGCTAGCGTTCCCTTCAAGGCCAGTGATCATGATGGAGAGAAACCGAAAGTCCAACGTTGAACATGCACCAAATTGTCCTAGGTGTGCCTCTACCAACACAAAGTTTTGTTACTACAACAACTATAGTTTGTCACAACCTAGGTATTTTTGCAAAGCTTGCCGGAGATACTGGACTAAGGGTGGTTCTCTCCGAAACGTCCCCGTTGGCGGCGGTTGTCGGAAAAGTCGACGTTCAAGATCCGCTAGAAAAGACGATAATACCCTTCTAACACTGAATCCCACCCTCTCCGGCAATGAAGCTGCCGGAGCTGACATTGATCTGGCCGATGTTTTCGCCAAGTACTTGAACCAAGGTACAACAAATGATAATGATCATGATCAAGATAATATTCTTCAAGAATCTCCCTTGGCTGATCAAGATTATTGTTCTATTGGAGCAAGCTTATCAAATTCTCCTTCATTAGATAGCTTGGTTAATCCAAGTTCTTTTGAGAATGAGAGTCAATTGGATGACACCATAATTATGGGTAATTATCAAGATTATCCTTGTGGTTTCCTTCAGGAGGAACGGATACAAGGAGGTGGTTCAATTCATGAAGTAAGTGGACAAGATTTTCTTGATTTTAACCCAAGCTTTGTTGAAATGCAAGCCATGATCGGGGATGAAATAATGGGGCAAGGGGAAGAATTTGATTATAACACAAGTTTTGCGTGGCAACCAACGATGCAGTTTCAAGAATTCGGATCAATTTTTGAAGATAATGATCAGCTGAAGATTTCGACAGCAAATTTAGCCAGTGACAATAACTACGGTTGCTCATTTGATCTATCTAGCTATGAAATTTTTACGAGACCTTGA
- the LOC138910112 gene encoding uncharacterized protein: MYIPPSQREELRFQFEKLQQSQMSVTDYEARFSELSRHALMILPTEAERVRRFVAGLHIGIQATMVRKVEIGTSYELVVEIARMIEGVRQRSREQVMRDKRFRYSREFRGAPSAGRGQFGRGRSSRPPYPTPPPPRGALVRPYLSAIPDSSYRHQLFKVLRVGIQFPRARLLVSSPSH; the protein is encoded by the coding sequence atgtatattccaccctctcagagggaagagttgcggtttcagtttgagaagCTCCAGCAgagtcagatgtcagtgaccgattatgaggcaaggttctctgagttatctcgccatgcacttatgatactccctactgaggcggagagagtgcggaggtttgttgcaggtttacatattggtattcaggccactatggttAGAAAGGTTGAGataggtacttcttatgagctagtcgtggagatagcccgcatgattgagggtgtacgtcagcggagtcgagaacaggttatgagagataagcggttcaggtattctagagagttcagaggtgctccgtctgcaggcagaggtcagttcgggAGAGGACGATcaagcaggcccccatatccaacaccaccgcctcctcgaggtgctctagtgcgaccctatctcagtgctataccagacaGTTCTTATCGCCACCAGCTATTCAAGGTCCTCcgagtgggtattcagttccctagAGCCAGActtttagtcagcagcccatcacactga